GCCTGCAAATGTTAAGTGACCTGATTAGTCGTGGACTAAACCACGGTGCTATTATCAGCCGTCATTGACGCTTCGCTGTCATTGACAGAGGAGAATTATTGCTGCTGTTCTAAATGACGCCGAAGCCAAATGATTTAACGACGGGTATTGACATTCCCCGAAGCGTCGGGGTCATTCAGTCATTTTCTTGCAAAAAAAATGCAAAGGTTTACCGGCAATACTTTATTGACATTTTTAATTTATTTTGAAAACGATCAAATACTAATTATTTAAGGAGAGAGGATAATGAAAATACTAAAATTAATCTTAGGGTTGCTGGTCGGCCTTGCCCTGGTTTTCTTTGCCGTCGGTAGCTTTGCCCCTCGTTTACTTATGAAAACAAAATCGAAGTCAACGCTTCGGTGGAAAAGGCCTGGACAATTTTCACCGATGAATCCAGAATGGGGGATTGGCTGATGGTTTTTGAAAGTATGGAAACCATAAGCGGCAATCCGGGTGAAGTCGGCAGCAAATACCGCATGATCTTTGTTGAAAATGGAGATGAAATGGTGATAATGGAAGAGGTGACGGCTTTTCAGGAGAATAAGCTGTTCGGGTTTACTCTGGATGCCGATCCATTGATAAGTGATGTTAAGGTTAAGTTCACCGGTGATGAATCAAAAACTGAAATCACCGCGACCATTCATGTTGAAGGAAAAAATCTTTTGTGGAAATCTACGTTACGGCTTATGAAATCTATGATAGCCAATCGTGGGCAGAGGCAGTATGACAAACTTAAAGAAATAATTGAATCAGCTTCCTCGG
This portion of the candidate division KSB1 bacterium genome encodes:
- a CDS encoding SRPBCC family protein; translation: MEKAWTIFTDESRMGDWLMVFESMETISGNPGEVGSKYRMIFVENGDEMVIMEEVTAFQENKLFGFTLDADPLISDVKVKFTGDESKTEITATIHVEGKNLLWKSTLRLMKSMIANRGQRQYDKLKEIIESASSEPMSVNAN